One Haemorhous mexicanus isolate bHaeMex1 chromosome 19, bHaeMex1.pri, whole genome shotgun sequence genomic window carries:
- the UPB1 gene encoding beta-ureidopropionase isoform X2 has product MNPSAVKCVPVLLPKEMHLLMSISRKLDLPTAALSAAQERDFELQGYGFEAALEQLRRPRIVRVGLIQNKIPLPTDTAVAVQVAALHRRIEEMVGVAAMCGVNIVCFQEAWTMPFAFCTREKLPWTEFAESAEDGPTTKFCQELAKKYNMVVVSPILERDELHGGILWNTAVVISNSGTLLGKSRKNHIPRVGDFNESTYYMEGNTGHPVFQTQFGTIAVNICYGRHHPLNWLMYSMNGAEIIFNPSATIGALSEALWPIEARNAAIANHCFTCPINRVGTEYYKNAFTSGDGGKAHHELGHFYGSSYVAAPDGSRTPGLSRTQDGLLVVEMDLNLCRQVSDKWNFKMTGRYEMYAEKLAEAIQPFFIPNIIKE; this is encoded by the exons AAAACTTGATTTGCCAACTGCTGCGCtgtcagcagctcaggaaagagATTTTGAACTACAGGGCTATGGATTTGAAGCTGCTTTGGAGCAATTGAGAAGGCCACGTATTGTTCGAGTGGGACTGATACAGAATAAAATTCCTCTTCCCACAGACACGGCAGTGGCAGTCCAG gtggctgctctgcacagacgCATCGAGGAGATGGTGGGAGTGGCTGCAATGTGTGGGGTCAACATTGTGTGTTTCCAGGAGGCTTGGA CCATGCCATTTGCCTTTTGTACAAGAGAGAAACTTCCTTGGACTGAATTTGCTGAGTCAGCAGAGGATGGGCCAACAACAAAGTTCTGTCAAGAG CTTGCAAAGAAGTACAATATGGTTGTGGTGTCTCCAATCCTGGAGCGAGATGAACTGCATGGAGGAATTCTGTGGAATACTGCAGTGGTCATTTCTAATTCTGGAACACTCCTTGGCAAAAGTAGGAAAAATCACATTCCAAGGGTTGGAGATTTCAATGAG tCTACTTACTATATGGAAGGAAATACAGGACACCCAGTGTTTCAGACACAGTTTGGGACAATTGCTGTGAACATCTGCTATGGACGCCACCACCCTCTGAACTGGCTCATGTATAGCATGAATGGAGCAGAGATCATCTTTAACCCTTCAGCCACCATAGGGGCACTCAG CGAGGCGCTGTGGCCGATCGAAGCCAGAAACGCTGCCATAGCCAATCACTGCTTCACATGCCCCATCAACAGAGTTGGAACG GAATACTACAAGAACGCCTTTACTTCTGGAGATGGTGGAAAAG CACACCACGAGCTGGGCCATTTCTATGGCTCGAGTTACGTGGCTGCTCCGGATGGCAGCAGGACCCCGGGACTCTCTCGCACTCAGGACGGGCTGCTGGTGGTAGAGATGGACCTAAACCTCTGCAGGCAAGTCAGTGACAAATGGAATTTTAAG atgaCTGGTAGATATGAAATGTATGCAGAAAAGCTCGCTGAAGCAATCCA
- the UPB1 gene encoding beta-ureidopropionase isoform X1 — MATELESLDLCLERHIPPGELAEVKRILYGGEARKLDLPTAALSAAQERDFELQGYGFEAALEQLRRPRIVRVGLIQNKIPLPTDTAVAVQVAALHRRIEEMVGVAAMCGVNIVCFQEAWTMPFAFCTREKLPWTEFAESAEDGPTTKFCQELAKKYNMVVVSPILERDELHGGILWNTAVVISNSGTLLGKSRKNHIPRVGDFNESTYYMEGNTGHPVFQTQFGTIAVNICYGRHHPLNWLMYSMNGAEIIFNPSATIGALSEALWPIEARNAAIANHCFTCPINRVGTEYYKNAFTSGDGGKAHHELGHFYGSSYVAAPDGSRTPGLSRTQDGLLVVEMDLNLCRQVSDKWNFKMTGRYEMYAEKLAEAIQPFFIPNIIKE; from the exons ATGGCGACCGAGCTGGAGTCGCTGGACTTGTGCCTGGAGCGGCACATCCCGCCCGGGGAACTCGCCGAGGTGAAGCGGATCCTCTATGGGGGCGAGGCCAG AAAACTTGATTTGCCAACTGCTGCGCtgtcagcagctcaggaaagagATTTTGAACTACAGGGCTATGGATTTGAAGCTGCTTTGGAGCAATTGAGAAGGCCACGTATTGTTCGAGTGGGACTGATACAGAATAAAATTCCTCTTCCCACAGACACGGCAGTGGCAGTCCAG gtggctgctctgcacagacgCATCGAGGAGATGGTGGGAGTGGCTGCAATGTGTGGGGTCAACATTGTGTGTTTCCAGGAGGCTTGGA CCATGCCATTTGCCTTTTGTACAAGAGAGAAACTTCCTTGGACTGAATTTGCTGAGTCAGCAGAGGATGGGCCAACAACAAAGTTCTGTCAAGAG CTTGCAAAGAAGTACAATATGGTTGTGGTGTCTCCAATCCTGGAGCGAGATGAACTGCATGGAGGAATTCTGTGGAATACTGCAGTGGTCATTTCTAATTCTGGAACACTCCTTGGCAAAAGTAGGAAAAATCACATTCCAAGGGTTGGAGATTTCAATGAG tCTACTTACTATATGGAAGGAAATACAGGACACCCAGTGTTTCAGACACAGTTTGGGACAATTGCTGTGAACATCTGCTATGGACGCCACCACCCTCTGAACTGGCTCATGTATAGCATGAATGGAGCAGAGATCATCTTTAACCCTTCAGCCACCATAGGGGCACTCAG CGAGGCGCTGTGGCCGATCGAAGCCAGAAACGCTGCCATAGCCAATCACTGCTTCACATGCCCCATCAACAGAGTTGGAACG GAATACTACAAGAACGCCTTTACTTCTGGAGATGGTGGAAAAG CACACCACGAGCTGGGCCATTTCTATGGCTCGAGTTACGTGGCTGCTCCGGATGGCAGCAGGACCCCGGGACTCTCTCGCACTCAGGACGGGCTGCTGGTGGTAGAGATGGACCTAAACCTCTGCAGGCAAGTCAGTGACAAATGGAATTTTAAG atgaCTGGTAGATATGAAATGTATGCAGAAAAGCTCGCTGAAGCAATCCA